The segment GAGcagctgccgcgtggggcccagccgtcagccgcccgcgccctcgggtgcggctgacgcgtggggcccacggcgccggccggtgtgagcccgggtgcacccggtccaccgtggaccgtgaggctgccgcgtgggccccactcctgtggacccggtccgcgcgcccctcccctcggctgacgcaataaaccgttgtttttaattaaaatttaaatgaagaaattcgtaaatattcatttaaagagcatataaacttcaaatggccataacttggccatttgaactcggaattggaccgttcaagtctctaatttttccttaagaagtcaagaacccatttttttgctttgttattgcttgttatatggagtttattagagtaaaagccttttttcttttccgttggtcgtgtagacgttgcagcttcggaagatccgctcttcgtggaggttgaagccgacgtttgggaaagcgagcaaggaaagtcacatcatctttgaatatattggatcccactttgtgaaattattttgacttaaattattgcattatcgctttatttaaattcccgcgctatcactgttttatttagccatgcctatttacctttgttatgaccttattattgttattgatattattaccttgttcaccctagaataaacaaaaccccaactagtgggcactctactcatggttcccctagtatgaatttaggtagatgcttcgctgattaataagacaacattaggtggttttataattttagactttgggaatattcatatctcTTGGActttatggaatggttggactattgtggaattggatgcacacctctccctctattcaaaaccctcaaaatggttttaggctgggcttggggtgcatggttttcatagtagcacctcggccacataaggaccggtcttcgggcctctgttgcaaagcactaccgtacttccacatgtctagtgggtaaggcttagtttgtggctcggtctggttataaacaaaagtacacggatggagatggacgaagtcgggggtcgatggacatctctaggacaaatgaaggctacacgagctgcggcccggtagtcgagatgtcatggcacagggctggtgtcctgctgctaggggctcagtcctacctacctgtcccggaggttccggccgtaggtggggttgggtcggtactcttgtctatggctaggatgggttggaaactatgtcatgtcttccgtccatatgccgtggtggtatgtggcacgtggtcgcgcgtgaggaagacgtgtcttgtgggtaaagatgtacacatctgatcagagtaaaacctattcgaatagccgcgccctcagttatgggcaagcctagcaatgtacccaaattagtgtttttaattcttaaaacctgcttaacaactaaaatatagaatgattggcctgggttggcttgggacgagctgggacccagggtcgggttgccagttcggtctgaatcatcgtaggccttgggttaagacaggttcgtgtgggttcacggccttgtttaataatattaaatagttctaggatcgtgtttgcaatttagctttgagcaactaagtctcttttaaatgctgtttactgcaaaacctaacccctatactataactccattgtactcctttgcatttatgtcgcacttgtgggtgtgtcttgttgagtacggtggttgtactcagtcttgctcaatttttcccaaacccagaagaggagctcctggatgatgaaggctttggtgtttagctcgtgcctaccgtcaagcgcctgtggtcgtcgccctagtcttccgctgtttttcgttgtcttcgtgtgtgctgggccctcgtcgcccatgtaataataactatttacgcttccgcttgttaaactctgaattatatcaacttttggtgtaccttgcctactgggacaaggaataatacacgcacgtaaggaacgcccgttgggttatttccggtcgtgacacctATAAAcacttttaagtcgctacgtgGCATTCTATTAATTACAAAAACACTCATATAATCGACCATCGGTTTCCACTTAAACCGATGGACCCAATTTTTATACCATCATATCTATCttttgggaaaaaaacaaagtCTATCAGAATCTCTGTCTGGCTCACTGCATAACATGCACCTTTTAAACCGGTAGAACCATTGTTTCTAACAAGTGTTTATTCATGGTACATGACATTCCAAAAATATTACTGTGCAATGATATTTTGACGTTATTGTATTCCTGCTAGGTTGCGTGGAACTTCTCATTCACTCTACATGAAATGTTTATAGGTAGATCGcctctcaaaatatatcaatcatattaggctatataaacccatgCATTTTTCGTGTAGCTTAATGTCCCACCCAATTCATCCTTTAAcatattatgataatatattatacaattaaaaaaataaaaacaccttaatttttattttacacttacttttactttcgttgacatgttttctaaagaaaataaatctacctttttttaaaatgatgaagaatattataaataattacttatagATACTACTTATATTTGATATAATATAAATCTAATAggttaaaatattattaaagaattaattaatgctgacaaaaataatttatggagaAATCGTGGCAGATGTTCTCCTGTTAAATGTCGCTTTTATAAATACCTCAAACTTGGCGTACGACGCATGCCCGCGCGaacgcgcgggctaccttcctagttaaatAAATTGGACGTGATATATgatgttgtatgcttgcatgaggttaaataaataattattgctaatgggtgatgatgtggcatggttaTACGGCTATAATTATAACTTTATGAAAATATTGGTTAGATTGTGGCATGATTGCTGATTGCCATGGTTGACCTATATATAGTTGCACGACTAGTGGAGCCCCCTATTATAGAGAGACACGTCCAAACAAAGACCTCGACCTCTTTGCTTCAACGAAGCTTCAACGACGCGCGCGTTCTCACACGGTCACACCTTCTTCCACGCTGAAACGGTGTGGAACTGTGGATCATTAATTTTACGCGCTAAATCACCAGTTAGGACTTGTttagatataaaaattttagtaaaaaatatcacattaaatgtttggatacatgtatAGTATATTAAATGTGGGGGaaaaaataattgcacagtttacacgtaaattacgagacaaatcttttgagtctaattacaccatgatttaacagtgaacatttgctaatgacggattaattagttttaataaatttatctcgcagtttacaggcgaaatctataatttgttttgttattagtctacgtttaataattaattcaaatacgtgtccgtatacttcaagACCTTTACACGCAAGGAACACCCTTATATAAGCTGGGGCCAGAGAAGCGATGGTGGAGGGAGAGACATACACATCCACAATCGGCAGCTATTAATTACACAGAGAGCTCCTAGCTTGCCAGCTTGATTAAGCAAAGGAGTGACGTCGTACTGCACTGCGCAGCCATGGCGACTCTGGAGACGTGGGTAGGGTTCGGGTCGGCCATGGCCGGCGTGGGCTTGCTTTGGTCCCGGATGCCGGAGCACGTCCACGAGGAGGCTAGGTACATCATCAGTAGCGTGGTCCCCATGGTGATGTCCTACTTCAACCCCTACGAGCAGATCACCGTGtcggagtacggcgaggagcgGTTCCGGCGGAACAAGATGTTCGACGCCGTCTCCACCTACCTGAGGAGCGCGTGCCTGGGCAGCGCAACCAAGCTCAAGGCCGAGCTCGGCAACAACATCGGGGATGACCCGCTTGTGATTCTAGACGAGAACCAGGAGGTCGTCGACTGCTTGGATGGTGCTCGCATGTGGTGGAGGCTTTGCCCCAAGGCCTCCAAGAACAAGGGGAGCACCATCATCAGCATGTTCCCCGGGGACACGGACGAGCCGCGGTGCTACAGGCTGGTGTTCCACAAGCGCCACCGCCAGCTCGTGCTCAAGACCTACCTGCCCGGCATcatccggcggtggcgcgagcTAACAGCCAAGGACCGGCAGAGGCTGCTGTTCACCAACCACTCCAAAAAAGGGGAGATCAGCATGTGGACCAGTGTCCCGTACAATCCCCCGTCGACGTTCGACATGCTCGCCATGGGCCATGCCAAGAAGGTTGAGATTATGGACGATCTCAGGGCGTTCCAGAAGGGGAAGGAGTACCACTCCAAGGTCGGCAAGGCGTGGAAGCGGGGCTACCTTCTGTACGGGCCACCGGGCACTGGCAAGACCACTATGATTGGGGCTATGGCCAATTTCCTCGACTATGACGTCTACGACCTCGACCTAACATCTGTCAAGGATAACGCCGAGCTGCGGAAGCTCTTCCTCGACACGACGGACAAATCCATCATCGTTATCGAGGACATCGACGCCATCGAGGTCGAGCTCACTACCAAGCGCAAGGGCAAGAAGATGGACAACGGCGACGAAGCCGACAACAACCATGTGCTGGTCGAGCTTTCCAACAAGACTGATGATAAAAGCAAAGTGACGCTGTCGGGCCTGCTCAGCTTCGTCGATGGGCTGTGGTCGGCGTGCGGCAGCGAGAGGGTGTTCGTGTTCACAACAAACCACGTTGACAGGCTCGACCCGGCGCTGATCCGGCCGGGGAGGATGGACAAGCACATCGAGATGTCCTATTGCCGCCTCGATGCCTTCAAGGTGCTCGCCAAGAGCTACCTGGACATCACCGAGCACTCGCTTTTTGGTGAAATCGGGAGACTGCTCGACGAGACCGACACGACTCCGGCAGATGTTGCCGATAACCTCATGCCGCGGGGTAAGAGGAACGGTGAAATCAGTCGACTGATCGAAGTGATCGACGGGTCACCGGCAGACGTGGCCGGTAACCTCATGCTACGGTgcaagaggaagagagaagcgGATGAGTGCCTGGCAGGTTTAGTGGAAACACTGAAGAAGGCCAAGATGGAATCAGCAACACCTCCTATGGACACAATCGAGGAAGAGGCCAACAAAGAGGAACAAACCTAAATCAGAAGAAAGCTAGACAGGGGCTGATATATGATGAGGGCTGCTACTTCTTGGTCTCCTCGGTTTGTGTTTCCTATTTTACCTGACTTCCGTGTAACGGTGCGTACGGGTTTATTAGTCACTTAAGCTTGCATAAGCCATACCATAAAAtgacaaaatatataataatagtgGTGTATTACGACTTATGTTCTGATCTATTATTTCACGCTCCATAATTCGTCTTGTGAACCTTCTAAATTCTGATaaattatatgtttatatatatgtgagtTTAATTGTGTCATTGATAAAAATCTTGACAACAAGAAACCAGGTTATGTTTGTGTGTCGTCTCTCCTATGAAGGGAGAAGATGGCTAGACTccggagattttttttttatgggaatTGTTATACAGCTGCCGGTTGTCTTTTTCGTTTTCATCAGCCGAATTTGTGGCCATCAGATCCCTTCAAGATTCGTGCTGGTTACGGACCGGTCCAGACAATCCCGTTGTGAACCCATTTTGTTCCCCTATAGGCTATAGCCTTGATGAAAATAGGAATCCCCAAAATTCACCATTCACGcggagaaagagaagaagcagcagctgcGCCCATCGGCGGTGTCACTACAGCGTGGTCGCGACGCCCTGAGCGTCTCCTCCGACCGACGGAGCCCATGGTCTCGGTGTCTCCTCTGGCATAAGCGGAGTCCGCTGCAATGGATGTGAGCTTTGGGGGAGAGTGGTTGTTCAAAGGACGGTAGCGGAGGTTGTGGTTGCCGACGAGGTTTCAACGGAGACCTTCGCGGCAGATGTCGATGCAGCCAAGGCCGTTCTCGCGGCGGATGGTGAGGTGGCCAATCCTTGCCTGTCTGTTCCAGGAATGGAGCTAGTGACATCTGAACCACCAAGCAAGGGAGGCACACCGATCCATACAGTGAGTCAGTATAATGTCATATCTCAGGAGTGATTATTGTTTCACATATGTTTTAGAAACTATTTTAGGGGGGAATGAAATGCTTGATATCATGATACGTGTAAAAcattttgggtgtgtttagttctttggctgtaaagtttttgaagtgtacgtacacacatttgaagtattacacatagactaataataaaacaaattacaaattccacatgtaaactgcgagacgaatttattaaacctaattaatctatcattagcaaatatttactgtggcatcacattgttaaattatggtgtaattaggctcaaaatattcgtctcgcaatttacatgcaaactgtgtaattggctttttttttctacatttaatttcccatgcatatgtccaaatatttgatgtgtgacgtttttggccaaaattttttgtgatTGCCTTTGCTGTTTTGTTTGTCCAGATCTATAAATGCGTCAACCTACCCAACTCCCATTCTGAAATATTTGCATGACATGTACATCAACAGCTCAATGTCTCTTTGCTGGCTTTTTTGTGGCCAGGATCAATCGGATTTGTGGTAAAAAATGAGTGGTAGTTTTCATTGATATTTAATATAACTAAACGCTAAACTATTGTGTTAATTCTTAATTGAAGTACTGTGTTATTGGACACTGGGCTACTTATACTGAAATGCCGTGTTCAATTTTTACTCTGTTTGATTCGGCATTGTTTCAGGCTCTGGTAAAAAAATCGACTATGTATTCTATGTACCCTTTTTTGTGATGTGCTCAGCTAGCTGCACAACCGCTGCTCTGGTGCCTTCAGTCTTTGACCCTGTTTGGTAGTAAATATGTATTCtatgtaccttttttttatgATGTATTCATTTGTATAAGTTAAATCACAAGTTCTCATGCAAAAATTCTATTGCTTAGCCTCAGGAGGACACCATGCTTGATAGTGTTAGATGGTTATAATATATAGCGCTTCCAATATTTGTAAGATAGCTTATTTTGTAGGATTCtaagttagtttaattttgtgCATTTTTCATTGAGGAAAATAAGTACATGAGGCTGCCCTAAATTGTGCTTGCTGGGTGTTTCTACCAGTATTAAAGACAAGTTGGTTCAGATCTATGTAGGATTGTGCTCTTATATTAAAGATGCATTTTTTTGGACAATTTGCATTGCATGTGATCATGGATGGAAATATCCATACTTTACATCTGTTTACTGCTCTGCTCTAGTGTTGTGAGCAATTTGTGCTGCTCACACCCTTCATGCTCCTCCTTTTCAATGCTgatgattcttttctttttcctgaagAACTTGGTTGGATGTTGTTCTTGCAGTAGGTGTTGTCCCCATGTGCCGCATTGAATGCAAGCTGGTTTTCCCTATCTCTGGGTTAGCAGCACATAAGATCAATCTTGTTGGGAAAGATGAGGAGATATACATCTATAAGCTCCCCCATCCCTCCTGTAGGATCGAACAGCAAGAACTAAGACAACCAAAGGGGAGTGAATGGTTGtagtacccaaaaaccaaaactttcagcggaaataaaaattacccttgaatcgatggatcgcggtctgatcAAAGTAtattggccggtctgaccgcctggataTCGTCGGTCTAACCGGATCAGATCGTCTGGTCTAACCGCCCCGAAGAAGCTGCAGTCGCCTGAAgccgccaccggtctgaccgccgtatacctgccagtctgaccgccaCGATGTCGCCGGTGTCtcgtcggttagaccgccgaacccgagcaaacacaaatcgaagaactcttgatatagatgacaactttattacttctctatgtttacaaagtgcaacaacagcactcacgaaaatctcgactaaactcgataCCCTAACTAGTCTGTCAACTcaatgctctctaaagcgataccgagAGGCCAAACactctctctctatttatacatgaggtaggcagtcTAAAGCTACGAACCGAACttatacaagaagtcctaattTACCTAGGAAATCTTCCCATATAAGAaaccaactttacaaactctaattgtaccaaatttggactccttccaaattcgactccacatcGCATAGACACACAATATCtctatcgtatgccatatggaatcttcaccaaccatgtgcattgatctttagcctaagtatcccgcatgatatctgaccgtccGGATGTCACCTTAACTTCAagttgactcccgatccatcaccggcaatactctcccAAGGCATCAAGTCATTacacatgaataaaaaaaaccatattccgagacaaagctatctccaacttgacttattgtgggaactaaacaagacctAATGTGGACATCAGTCAGTACTAATGAGTTCATGTATACTGTGGCCACCTGTTATTTTTAGCGAGACATACTCATGTGGGGGAAAGAGCACACCTCCTTTTTTTCAAGAAAGGAGCGTGTCACTGATTAGTCCTACTAGTTACCAACCCGTGCCTTTGCACGGGCTATTCTAtgctacttaaaaaaataaaacatttcatTCATccgtcaaaacaaaaaaatagcaaaaaaataaccTAAATAAAGTCCTACTCTCCTAAGTAGATCCGATTCCCACTTAAAAACAGGAAAAACATCTGAGAAAAAATAgcggaaaacaaaaaaaaaagtccatttcCTCTGAGTGGCGAAAAAAAACTGTAGATCTAAACAAAAAAATCCGATTCCTATAAAAagcgaaaaacaaaaaaagtatatctctatctctacaacttaaaaaattctaaacgtttccttcgtccgtcaaaagaaaaaatagcgaaaaataacctaaaaaaaagtccgactcccaagtagatccgattcccacttaaaaattggaaaaaaatatgtctctaatacttaaaaaattcaaaacgtTTCCTTTGGCCGTCAAcacaaaaaaaagtgaaaataataacctaaaaaaagtccgactcccctaagtagatccgattcccacttaaaaaagagaaaaaaatctgagaaaaaatagcggaataaataacaaaataaagaCTGTTTCCCATAAGTGGCGAAAAAAAACTGTAGATctgaacaaaaataaaaagattccTATAAGAGGCGaaaaaaatctatctatctctactactaaaaaaaattcaaaacgtTTCCTTCGTccatccaaacaaaaaaaatagcgaaaaattATCGTAAAAAAAGCCCTACTCTCCTAAGTAGATCCGATTCCCActtaaaaataggaaaaaaaatctgagaaaaataccaaaataaacaacaaaaaaaaagtctgtttcccctaagtggcgaaaaaaatgTAGATCTGAACGAAAAAAATCTGATTCTTATAAAAggcgaaaaacaaaaaaaatctatccatctatatactacttaaaaaattcaaaatatttccTTCGTCCGATTCCTaagaaagtggcaaaaaaaacggttcgtcaaaaataaaaaaaggttcatataaaataaaaaatacacgtgagaaagaaataaaaagggcGAAAAAGAGTCTGATTTCTATTCATTTTAGTAGTCTATATATAATCTGATCTAACTATTCAAAAAGAGAAGTTTTCATTGtacaactaaaaagaaaaaatgcacgagaaaaaaaaggtttaaaaaacgcgtgagaaaaaaaagtcaggagataaaattgatggacgcttgggTTGGATAGGatccatcaatttttttccatctcctaccACTACACTGGCgaaggtcacctgtgacgggcccaaaccctcatctttgatggcttcgcgcatggtcagtgatcagtggtcactggtgagtccagtcacctttgacgggtggccggccgtcacaggtgacagccacctctgacgggcaagttactagaaggccgtcagaggtgttgGTTTCCGCTAGCCTAGGGCGAGTtaggacccgtcacaggtgactcatcTCTGACGGCCCTTTAAATAAAGGCCGTCAGAGGTTGAGGTCTCCGTAGTTAGAAGCTGTCACAGGTGATCTACCTATGACGGCCCCAAAAGTaaaggcccgtcacaggtaggtcacctctgacgggccttTATTTGCTAGTCCGTCACAGGTTAGGTTACCTTTGACGGATTTTTGTTccgacccgtcactgatgagttaaatccaaaaaaaaaataaatgctaaatattggctagcctcaggatttgctagccatgccctctgAAACACAGATACATTACAGATATATTCCAGTCACAGATACATCACCCCCCAatataacatcacagatccatctcaaacatcacagatccccaacaacatatatatgcagttCAAATGCCACAATTTTGCACAGCAAATTCACACCCCTTGAAAGCCACAATTTCGGTCGTTGCTCATAGAACCGCATATATACTTACCAAATGGATTAAAGCCATAATGTACTCGACCTCCACAACCTgtcaataaggaaaaaaaaggagaaaacagatGAATAGTACAACGTAAATCGTAGTTGATCAAATGTGATGACAATTTAGTAAACtaccataaatattgcacatatgaaagtaaattacattgcactccataaaaacataattttttacatcgcaagaaattataaaaacatcatttttacatcacaataaattatctagccaagttcatgagtCTATTTGACATGAAAACGTCATTTCTTGTTTATTATTTCTGCAAGAATGAAGGCGCACACTTCGCCTCTGATAGCGGGGGGGTTGATGGGTGAGATCTTGAAGCCAGCTCTACCTTTCTGTTTAATAAATAAGAGGTTAATTAGCACGTTTTGAATAGCAATGTAGGTATTGAAATGAGCTTATTCGCCATTAGCAACAACCTCAGGGTCgaaatctttcacctctcttagaagtgttgacatgttgtggcacacgtggaaaccacattgGTCTCCGATCTGTTGTGCGCATGCAAACTTGGTGTCATGATAAAGTtcgtccttgccctccttgtgcctaccacccttttccacatatgggccccaagccatatttaaggccttggtgatttcactgaaatcataatctttggacttattggagttaaggtaggtaaccctactccacttaggtatgatgactaggagaatccaatgtcgcctacgcagtggttatgtagcgttagtactaagaaccttaacttcaaaaacaatatacacgaagggtattgtcctcttactcttggttgtgtgcgtacatgatgtactccttgtcttgatgggcccataaacaccggttgacatagtcaaccacctcagtgaagctctgtcgtaaattaacctcgttcaccatggatggatcaaggaacccaacctgattaccaaggcgacgactctcgatccaacacaaccttaaaacatttacgtattagaactaatttaattaggagatatagtccaatcatatcacaagtatagaaggtatgcacttacaaggagtagcatttTAGAAGACCAGTTTCCAACTTCCGGATCCTGAAAAGGTCGAAGAGGTCATCAAAGCCTATAGTTATATAGGCAGGCGACGATAGGAACGGCTGGTGGTCATGATGTCCAACTATGGatgactccctcattttccgcttggcattgcttagctccatgtattgcttatgtagctctcggcaagcaatacccatcacggctaacacattgtcctccaccaatggcatgcctagctcAAATTGGGCTGGCGCCCTCACGACCTTCCCCGCTTTGCTCACCGGCATCGACGTCGCAGCCTTGCCCCTTTTTGGCTCCGGCGCCAACTCCCCGACCTTCCCCTTGCCGCGTTCACGCTTCTGGCCCTTGACAAGTGGTGGGGAGCTATCGGCCTttcttgtggtctttattggagCCAAGCTTTGAGCTATATCTGCCAAGTCCATATCAGCTCCAACGGGAGAATGAGGTACTGACAATGCCGGTCCACGGGGAGCCTCAATTGATAGCTTAGACTTGGGAGGTGTGAGCTCCGTCGGTCGACTTGGACGAGGAGTCATCTTCACAACTATGTCTTCTTTGGGCCATTGTATGAACGTCTTGCGCGCATCGCCCAAAGTTATGATTTCATCATTTGGGGGCACGGGCAGCGGATAGCCTGACCAGGTGTCCTTTACTGTATCGATGGACACCTTGGCATACCCAGCTAGCAGGTCTGCGCCGTGGACCTTGTCTGTAACCGAGGGCTTGAAAGCCATGCCCTCAGCGACTTCAAGAGCGAAAGTTGGGTGGACTCTCGCTAGTAGGACACACTGTGCTGCGCCCTGCATAAGGTGAAAGTTTGAATTTAATATTGGAACGTGTAAATGTCTTTTATTAGATATGGATCGGACAACAACAATTACCTCGATGTGGTCCACTGCAGCTAGTGGTGCGATCGGGAGACCCGGGGCCGGCACCTCTGTGGATGCACAACTACTCCTATGCTGTGACGGACTCGCGTCGTGTTGTGCACGAGGAGTTGGTTGCACAGCAGGTGTTGTGACTCGGGGTATATTCATGTCAGCGATGACCTTGTTAACCCTTTCTTCCACCCTTGCATTCATGCTAGCTTCTAGTTCTTGAATGACCTCAACCTTAAGTTCGGCCTTCAAACGAGCGTCCCTCTCTTCCTTGGAGACTTTCCGTTTCCTGTATTGGGAGCTGTACTGAGGGAGTCCATGCTTCCAGGGCACATCGCTACCAATTCCCCGAGTTCGGCCGGGATGTTCTTTGGTTCCGAGCGCCTTTGTGAGGATGTCATCTTCGCGCCTCTTCGGCGCGGACTCAACCTCGCTTTGTGAAGCTTGTTCAGCAACCAAGCccaactagaaaagaaaatagtcGTTTATACGAACTTGTACTTTATACGAACGGAAATTAGTTAGGTTAAGTAGTGAACTCACCAGTTCCTGATAGACGACGGCAtcacttttgttctcaaatgtgaCAGAGCCGTCCGGGTTGACCTTACCCCTTGCCCGCGCCCAGTTGCGAGCTCTTTGTTCAGGGATGTCTGAAAACGGGGCAGGGACATTCGCTGCTGTAGCGGCTGCATCTTCTTGGGCCCATATTGCCTCCTTGCCGATGTACCCTGCGGTGCCCAGCCGATGCGGGTGCTCATTCCTGTCACGcacagaaattcccgaatagaattccaagcagaatgtgcattaaaacccccgtccaggaccggccggggtacacaaacgacaatgttgacatacagatccacgtcttacaaacattataaaagtcttacataaatgcagcggaagaacgaaagataacaggagctaggccttgacttgaactgcagcgggaacaccactccacaggcatcctcgacggcacggacgaagcctactcctcggagaaccCACCATTGGACACATACtcatactctggggttggggaaaatagagcaagactgagtactaaccactgtactcagcaagtcataccggaatagggggtATGATGTAGGGATTTATCAAGGGATAGCTAtaaaggttcatttgcataatactggcatttataaaca is part of the Oryza glaberrima chromosome 12, OglaRS2, whole genome shotgun sequence genome and harbors:
- the LOC127756750 gene encoding AAA-ATPase At3g28580-like, coding for MATLETWVGFGSAMAGVGLLWSRMPEHVHEEARYIISSVVPMVMSYFNPYEQITVSEYGEERFRRNKMFDAVSTYLRSACLGSATKLKAELGNNIGDDPLVILDENQEVVDCLDGARMWWRLCPKASKNKGSTIISMFPGDTDEPRCYRLVFHKRHRQLVLKTYLPGIIRRWRELTAKDRQRLLFTNHSKKGEISMWTSVPYNPPSTFDMLAMGHAKKVEIMDDLRAFQKGKEYHSKVGKAWKRGYLLYGPPGTGKTTMIGAMANFLDYDVYDLDLTSVKDNAELRKLFLDTTDKSIIVIEDIDAIEVELTTKRKGKKMDNGDEADNNHVLVELSNKTDDKSKVTLSGLLSFVDGLWSACGSERVFVFTTNHVDRLDPALIRPGRMDKHIEMSYCRLDAFKVLAKSYLDITEHSLFGEIGRLLDETDTTPADVADNLMPRGKRNGEISRLIEVIDGSPADVAGNLMLRCKRKREADECLAGLVETLKKAKMESATPPMDTIEEEANKEEQT